One stretch of Bordetella avium DNA includes these proteins:
- the pgsA gene encoding CDP-diacylglycerol--glycerol-3-phosphate 3-phosphatidyltransferase: MPINVPIFLTWLRIAMIPLVVGLFYLPDAWISVGARDTFAAVAFIVAALTDWFDGWLARRWNQTSAFGAFLDPVADKLMVCAALIVLLDLSRVDAFISLIIIGREITISALREWMAQIGASASVAVHRLGKFKTAAQMVAIPCLLYNQQLFGVDTRLLGNWLIFVAAILTVWSMLYYLRRAWPAIREKAG; the protein is encoded by the coding sequence ATGCCGATAAACGTACCCATTTTTTTGACCTGGCTGCGCATCGCCATGATTCCTCTGGTGGTCGGGCTGTTCTATTTGCCCGATGCCTGGATCTCGGTCGGGGCGCGTGACACCTTCGCCGCTGTGGCCTTTATCGTGGCCGCACTGACGGATTGGTTCGATGGCTGGCTGGCGCGGCGCTGGAACCAGACTTCCGCCTTCGGCGCTTTTCTGGACCCGGTGGCCGACAAGCTCATGGTTTGCGCGGCGCTGATCGTGTTGCTGGATCTGAGCCGGGTGGATGCGTTTATTTCTCTCATCATTATCGGCCGTGAAATCACGATTTCCGCGCTGCGCGAATGGATGGCCCAGATTGGCGCCAGCGCCAGCGTGGCGGTGCATCGCCTGGGTAAATTCAAGACGGCGGCGCAAATGGTGGCCATCCCTTGCCTCTTGTATAACCAACAACTGTTTGGCGTTGATACGCGCCTGCTCGGCAACTGGCTAATTTTTGTGGCGGCCATCCTGACGGTGTGGTCGATGCTTTACTACCTGCGCCGCGCCTGGCCTGCCATCCGCGAAAAAGCGGGTTGA
- a CDS encoding MFS transporter: MNTAVSIDSPALRRRDWQIILLIGIAHASSHFFQLLLPSLYVSLGQEFDLDFARLGLLVSVFYVVSGLGQASSGFVVDRVGARPVLWFGLSCFVLSAVIIGAANGYPMLILAAAIGGVGNSIFHPADYSIINHRVSPARLGHAYSTHGLTGNLGWALTPVFITTITLLSNWRVAAFSAGALVALVLLMTVVGRHLIGGPLTQHSDEKAPQGNAWQTLKALLAKPALWGAFLFFAFTSVALSSVQNYTIPLLAELYDLSRVVASSALSGYMVASAVGMAAGGFLVSATPRTERTVTAALILAGLTLVVLAMGWVPASLAAFVVALAGFCAGVAAPSRDMLIRKVTPKGATGSVYGLVYSGMDVGSALGPLGFGLLLDAGLAKGPWIGAGLAFAIGALLAQWIAVQARRPT, translated from the coding sequence ATGAATACCGCCGTATCTATCGACTCCCCCGCTCTGCGCCGCCGCGATTGGCAAATCATTCTTCTCATCGGTATTGCGCATGCCAGCTCCCACTTTTTTCAGTTGCTCCTGCCTTCGCTATATGTGTCGCTAGGCCAGGAGTTTGACCTCGACTTCGCGCGATTGGGTTTGCTCGTGTCGGTGTTTTATGTCGTATCAGGCTTGGGTCAGGCTTCGTCGGGTTTCGTCGTAGACCGGGTCGGCGCCCGCCCGGTGCTGTGGTTTGGCCTGTCTTGTTTTGTGCTGTCGGCGGTCATCATTGGCGCGGCCAATGGCTATCCGATGCTGATACTGGCCGCTGCTATCGGTGGGGTGGGTAATTCCATTTTCCATCCGGCTGACTACTCCATCATCAATCACCGGGTCAGCCCAGCTAGATTAGGCCATGCTTATTCCACGCATGGTCTGACCGGTAATCTGGGATGGGCGCTTACGCCGGTGTTCATCACCACCATCACGCTGCTATCGAATTGGCGCGTGGCGGCCTTTTCGGCTGGTGCGTTGGTCGCGCTGGTCTTGCTGATGACGGTCGTTGGCCGCCATTTGATCGGCGGGCCGTTGACGCAGCACAGCGATGAAAAAGCACCGCAGGGCAATGCCTGGCAGACGCTCAAGGCCTTGTTGGCCAAGCCCGCCTTGTGGGGGGCTTTTCTGTTTTTCGCCTTTACCTCGGTGGCCTTGTCTTCCGTGCAGAACTACACCATTCCCTTGCTGGCGGAGCTTTACGATCTGTCCCGCGTGGTGGCGAGCTCGGCCTTGTCTGGCTATATGGTGGCGTCGGCGGTCGGCATGGCGGCAGGGGGATTCCTGGTCTCGGCCACGCCGCGCACCGAGCGCACCGTTACCGCCGCGCTTATTTTGGCAGGCCTGACGTTGGTGGTGTTGGCCATGGGTTGGGTGCCTGCCTCGCTGGCGGCGTTTGTCGTCGCGCTGGCTGGCTTTTGTGCCGGGGTAGCGGCGCCGTCGCGCGATATGTTGATCCGCAAGGTGACGCCCAAGGGAGCGACAGGCTCAGTCTATGGCCTGGTGTATTCCGGCATGGATGTGGGGTCGGCACTGGGACCGCTGGGTTTTGGCCTGCTGCTCGACGCCGGGCTGGCCAAGGGGCCATGGATAGGCGCAGGTTTGGCCTTTGCCATCGGTGCTCTTTTGGCGCAGTGGATCGCCGTACAGGCGCGGCGACCCACTTGA
- the queF gene encoding NADPH-dependent 7-cyano-7-deazaguanine reductase QueF (Catalyzes the NADPH-dependent reduction of 7-cyano-7-deazaguanine (preQ0) to 7-aminomethyl-7-deazaguanine (preQ1) in queuosine biosynthesis) produces the protein MPLSDAPLGHNVAYPSEYNAALLFPIARAENRAGLGLDGALPFDGTDIWNAYELSWLDAKGKPRIAMASFRIPASSPNIIESKSFKLYLNSFNQTRLPNAQTLRDLLEKDLSAAAGAPVDMDFILPQRFDTLRIQELSGINLDKLDVEVDRYEPAPELLGCSGTGIIEETLMSRLLKSNCPVTGQPDWASVQIAYRGRPIDRAGLLKYIISFRQHAEFHEHCVERIFCDLMQACQPEQLTVYARYTRRGGLDINPWRSNAGASAPADLRGARQ, from the coding sequence ATGCCGCTTTCTGATGCACCGCTAGGCCATAACGTCGCCTACCCCTCCGAATACAATGCCGCGCTGCTCTTTCCCATCGCCCGCGCCGAAAACCGGGCGGGCCTGGGCCTGGATGGCGCCCTGCCCTTTGACGGCACCGATATCTGGAACGCCTACGAGCTCTCATGGTTAGATGCCAAGGGTAAGCCGCGCATTGCCATGGCCAGTTTTCGCATCCCGGCCAGCAGCCCCAACATCATCGAGTCCAAATCCTTCAAGCTCTACCTGAACTCGTTCAACCAGACGCGCCTGCCCAATGCCCAGACCCTGCGCGATCTGCTCGAAAAAGACCTGTCGGCCGCTGCAGGTGCGCCCGTCGACATGGACTTCATCTTGCCGCAGCGCTTTGACACCCTGCGCATCCAGGAACTGAGCGGCATCAATCTAGACAAGCTGGATGTAGAAGTCGATCGCTATGAGCCCGCCCCCGAACTATTGGGCTGCAGCGGGACCGGGATCATCGAAGAAACGCTGATGTCACGCCTGCTGAAGTCCAATTGCCCCGTGACAGGCCAACCCGATTGGGCCAGCGTGCAGATCGCCTATCGAGGCCGTCCGATCGACCGGGCCGGCCTGCTCAAATACATCATTTCTTTCCGGCAACACGCCGAATTCCATGAGCATTGCGTAGAGCGCATTTTTTGCGATCTGATGCAAGCCTGCCAGCCCGAACAACTGACGGTCTATGCCCGCTATACCCGCCGCGGCGGGCTGGACATCAACCCCTGGCGCAGCAACGCTGGCGCCAGCGCGCCGGCCGATCTGCGCGGCGCGCGTCAATAA
- a CDS encoding ESPR domain-containing protein, with the protein MNHVYRLVWNRTMRLWQPVSELAAQSRGGAAPSAVYVAVRWRLHGIAVALGLGLAAWTQTAMAICASNPTQVTCDTPVNPLNPSYTNSQNGLTVTVGAGGTLGVLLGAGGTAMTLRGGNVAVTNQGVIDAFALGSGLSVVSSGLVLGQADGSVPGVSTYTIQNEASGLIGGSGRDIYEAQLANLTGMALSIHNGTGGVTNVTNNGIIRAAPVAYGSRSGADIAAVAIYGGGMVNFTNSSTGTIVGRVAFESAGSLIGHYFRNGGLIDGSVSLGAGSRNTFVAESGSAISATGQTGEMIGVTSVPGLLFARPGTVDGGFGGNNSLVFADTFSRGLLTSVAAGTYLNFNSLTVTGGSWTLLGGPLLPSGSSISLNGGTVLVDASGALGVGQISASGGAIGASAPGVSLGSSFNLVGSGLVVNSAHPLTLSGRLTGSGGLSVRGTQAVSLTGANDYKGDTTVFPLAELVGNASSLQGNIANHGTVTFSGAENGSFNGSLSGSGNLVKQGSGILEVRGLLGHTGSTAIQAGTLQLGPGGVLNSSTSMILSPGATLDLGESPNQSLGGLSGTGGTVTLGANTLSLFNQNDAVFGGVIQGSGGLIKNGLQTQTLTGRSTFSGGVNIVAGRLALGTGSSLAASSVITVGTQGTFDISAASNMELATLNGSGGNVALGANTLTLGSGNYGGVIAGTGGLTKNTAGSLVLNGENSYTGATRVAGGALVVGGGAPPTSAPA; encoded by the coding sequence TTGAATCACGTTTACCGCCTGGTATGGAACCGCACGATGCGCCTGTGGCAGCCTGTCTCTGAGCTGGCAGCCCAGTCGCGCGGCGGGGCGGCTCCCTCGGCGGTCTACGTTGCGGTGCGGTGGCGTTTGCATGGGATAGCTGTTGCCCTGGGGCTGGGGCTCGCCGCGTGGACGCAGACCGCCATGGCGATCTGCGCTAGCAATCCTACGCAGGTGACCTGCGACACGCCCGTCAATCCTCTGAACCCGAGTTATACCAACTCGCAAAACGGGTTGACCGTGACGGTAGGGGCGGGAGGCACGTTGGGCGTGCTGTTGGGCGCAGGCGGCACGGCGATGACGCTGCGGGGCGGTAATGTGGCGGTGACCAACCAGGGCGTCATCGATGCCTTTGCGTTGGGCAGCGGTTTGAGCGTGGTGTCATCGGGCCTTGTCTTGGGCCAGGCGGATGGGAGTGTGCCCGGGGTCAGCACCTATACCATCCAGAACGAGGCTTCTGGCCTTATCGGTGGCTCGGGCCGGGATATTTACGAAGCGCAACTGGCCAATCTGACCGGGATGGCGCTGTCCATCCACAACGGCACGGGCGGCGTGACCAACGTCACCAACAACGGCATCATCCGCGCCGCGCCGGTGGCCTACGGTAGTCGATCCGGCGCGGATATCGCGGCCGTAGCGATCTATGGCGGCGGAATGGTGAATTTCACCAACAGCAGCACTGGCACCATTGTCGGCCGGGTGGCGTTTGAGTCGGCCGGCTCCCTTATCGGCCACTACTTTAGGAACGGCGGACTCATCGATGGCAGCGTGTCGCTGGGGGCGGGTAGCAGAAATACGTTCGTTGCCGAGTCCGGCTCCGCGATCAGCGCGACCGGCCAGACGGGCGAAATGATCGGCGTTACCTCCGTGCCGGGTCTGCTGTTCGCCAGACCGGGCACGGTGGATGGCGGCTTCGGGGGCAACAATTCCCTGGTCTTCGCCGACACGTTCAGCCGAGGCCTGCTCACCAGCGTCGCCGCCGGCACCTACCTGAATTTCAACAGCCTGACCGTTACCGGGGGCAGCTGGACGCTGTTGGGCGGCCCCTTATTGCCCTCGGGTAGCTCCATCTCGCTCAATGGGGGCACCGTGTTGGTCGACGCCAGCGGTGCCTTGGGTGTTGGCCAGATCTCTGCGTCGGGCGGCGCCATTGGCGCGTCAGCACCGGGCGTATCGCTAGGCAGCAGCTTCAACTTGGTGGGGAGCGGCCTGGTGGTAAATAGTGCTCATCCCTTAACGCTGTCGGGGCGGTTGACGGGCTCGGGAGGCTTGTCGGTGAGGGGCACGCAGGCGGTCAGCTTGACGGGCGCCAATGATTACAAGGGCGACACAACCGTCTTCCCCTTGGCCGAGCTCGTGGGTAATGCCAGCAGCCTGCAGGGCAATATCGCTAACCATGGCACGGTGACTTTTTCCGGCGCCGAGAATGGCAGCTTTAACGGCAGCCTGTCAGGCAGCGGCAATCTGGTCAAGCAAGGCAGCGGTATCTTGGAGGTTCGTGGCCTCCTGGGCCATACGGGCAGTACGGCCATCCAGGCCGGCACTCTGCAGCTTGGCCCGGGAGGAGTGCTGAATTCATCAACGAGTATGATTCTGAGCCCTGGCGCGACACTGGATCTGGGGGAGAGCCCGAATCAGAGCCTCGGTGGGTTGTCCGGCACGGGCGGTACGGTAACACTTGGCGCGAATACGCTAAGTTTGTTCAATCAGAACGACGCGGTTTTCGGCGGTGTGATCCAAGGCAGCGGCGGCTTGATCAAAAATGGGCTTCAGACGCAGACTCTGACGGGCCGCAGTACCTTCTCCGGCGGCGTGAACATCGTGGCTGGCAGGTTGGCGCTGGGTACGGGTAGCAGCCTGGCCGCCAGCTCTGTGATAACGGTGGGCACGCAGGGCACGTTCGATATCTCGGCAGCTTCTAACATGGAGTTGGCGACGCTCAACGGCTCGGGCGGTAACGTGGCCTTGGGCGCCAACACCCTTACGCTGGGGTCGGGCAATTATGGTGGCGTGATCGCCGGCACCGGCGGTCTCACCAAGAACACGGCGGGTAGCCTGGTACTCAATGGCGAGAACAGCTATACGGG